The proteins below are encoded in one region of Equus przewalskii isolate Varuska chromosome 1, EquPr2, whole genome shotgun sequence:
- the OR4E2 gene encoding olfactory receptor 4E2: MDALNQTRVTEFVFLGLTDNWVLEILFFMAFSVTYVLTLLGNILILVTIVFTPRLHTPMYFFLSNLSFIDICHSSVTVPKMLEGLLLEKKTISFDNCIAQLFFLHLFACAEIFLLTIMAYDRYVAICTPLHYPNVMNMRVCVQLVFALWLGGTVHSLVQTFLTTRLPYCGPNIIDSYFCDVPPVIKLACTDTYLTGMLIVSNSGTISLTCFLALIASYMVILVSLRKQSAEGRRKALSTCSAHFMVVALFFGPCIFIYTRPDTSFSIDKVVSVFYTVVTPLLNPLIYTLRNEEVKCAIKQLRRRQVFS, translated from the coding sequence ATGGACGCTCTAAACCAAACAAGAGTGACTGAGTTTGTCTTCTTGGGACTCACTGATAACTGGGTGCTGGAAATACTATTTTTCATGGCATTCTCAGTCACATATGTGCTAACCCTTTTGGGGAACATTCTCATCCTGGTTACCATAGTCTTTACTCCACGTCTCCATAcccccatgtatttcttcctgagCAATCTGTCCTTTATTGACATCTGCCACTCATCTGTCACCGTGCCCAAGATGCTAGAAGGTTTGCTTTTAGAGAAAAAGACCATTTCCTTCGACAACTGCATTGCGCAGCTCTTCTTCCTACATCTGTTTGCTTGTGCTGAGATCTTTCTCCTGACCATTATGGCCTATGATCGTTATGTAGCCATCTGCACCCCATTACACTACCCCAATGTGATGAACATGAGGGTCTGCGTACAGCTTGTTTTTGCTCTCTGGTTGGGGGGTACAGTTCACTCACTGGTGCAGACTTTCCTGACCACACGTCTACCTTACTGTGGCCCCAACATTATTGATAGCTATTTCTGTGATGTACCTCCTGTCATCAAGCTGGCCTGCACAGATACATACCTCACAGGAATGCTGATTGTGTCCAATAGTGGAACCATCTCCCTCACTTGTTTCCTGGCTTTGATCGCCTCCTACATGGTCATCCTGGTTTCTCTTAGAAAACAGTCAGCTGAAGGGCGCCGGAAAGCCCTGTCTACCTGCTCAGCCCACTTCATGGTGGTTGCCCTCTTCTTTGGACCTTGTATTTTCATCTACACTCGGCCAGATACCAGCTTCTCCATTGACAAGGTGGTGTCTGTCTTCTACACGGTGGTCACCCCTTTGCTGAATCCCCTCATTTACACCCTGAGGAATGAAGAGGTAAAATGTGCCATAAAGCAGCTCAGACGGAGACAAGTTTTTTCATGA
- the OR4E1 gene encoding olfactory receptor 4E1 yields the protein MGHCLQKTSMMRYRKYLRRKREPTLVTYVRLGGLSVNQKVQIAGFAMFLIFYVFTLIGNILIVITVIYDHRLHTPMYFFLSNLSFIDVCHSTVTVPKMLIDTWSEEKLISFDICVTQMFFLHLFACTEIFLLTVMAYDRYVAICKPLQYMTVMNWKVCVLLAVALWTGGTIHSIALTSLTVKLPYCGPDEIDNFFCDVPQVIKLACTDTHIIEILIISNSGLISVVCFVVLVVSYAVILVSLRQQISEGRRKALSTCAAHLTVVTLFLGHSFCIFVYSRPSTSLPEDKIVSVFFTAVTPLLNPIIYTLRNEDMKNALNKLMGRMEGKEKQ from the exons ATGGGCCATTGTCTGCAGAAGACCAGCATGATGAGATATAGGAAATatttgagaaggaagagagaa CCTACGCTAGTGACGTATGTTCGACTTGGAGGTTTATCTGTAAATCAGAAGGTGCAGATAGCTGGATTTGCCATGTTCCTCATTTTCTATGTCTTCACACTGATTGGGAACATCCTCATTGTCATAACTGTTATCTATGACCACCGGCTCCATAcacccatgtatttcttcctcagtAACCTGTCCTTTATCGATGTCTGCCACTCCACTGTCACTGTCCCCAAGATGCTGATAGACACCTGGTCAGAGGAGAAGCTCATCTCCTTTGATATCTGTGTGACTCAGATGTTCTTCCTGCACCTCTTTGCCTGCACAGAGATCTTTCTCCTCACTGTCATGGCCTATGATCGGTATGTGGCCATTTGCAAACCCCTGCAGTACATGACTGTGATGAACTGGAAAGTATGTGTGCTGCTGGCTGTGGCCCTTTGGACAGGGGGGACCATCCACTCCATAGCCCTGACCTCCCTCACCGTCAAGCTGCCCTACTGTGGTCCTGATGAGATTGACAACTTCTTCTGCGATGTACCACAGGTGATCAAACTGGCCTGCACTGATACCCACATCATTGAGATCCTCATCATCTCCAACAGTGGGCTGATCTCAGTGGTCTGTTTTGTGGTCCTTGTGGTGTCCTACGCAGTCATCCTGGTGAGTCTGAGGCAGCAGATCTCCGAAGGCAGGCGGAAGGCCCTATCCACCTGTGCAGCCCACCTCACTGTAGTCACACTCTTTCTGGGACACTCTTTCTGCATTTTCGTCTATTCCCGTCCATCCACCAGCCTCCCCGAGGACAAGATAGTGTCTGTGTTTTTCACTGCTGTCACCCCCCTGCTGAACCCCATCATCTATACCCTTAGGAATGAAGACATGAAGAATGCCTTAAACAAGTTaatggggaggatggaggggaaagaaaaacaatga